In the Vibrio sp. FE10 genome, AAACGAGTGCACATGCGTTATCCGTAGGAGGCTCTCTTTACTATAATCATGTGGGTGACTCTGAGTTTTCAAATATAAGCTTTGAGCAAGGTCTGCAGTTAAACTATTCCTACCATTCAGGTGTTCACACGGGTTTTAGCACCTTAGGTGCAACGCACAGAAAAAATGATCTTGCTTTGGGTTCTATACCCGTAAGTAATACCACGATGTCATTTGCGGCTGGTTATTCGCTTCAGTTTCTCAAACAATATGAAATGATCGTTGAATACCACCATTATCAAGGAGTGTTGGATGATAATAGTGCGTTCTCCGAGCCTTCAAAGGAATTTTTACTGGGTTTGAGAGGAACATTTGAGGGGGTAGCCGTAGAAATATCGACCACTGAGAATATGGGAAATAAAGATAATTCAACGGATATTAACTTTACCGTAGGACTGAGATTTGTCTTGTAAACAACATATGCTCAACAGGAAGCTAGCGTTTCATCATGGGTGATCGACCGGTATTTTCTTTATGTTCAGTGAGCTAATGTGATGTGTCACGTCACCTCTGGGCGGAGAGTCTGCCAGGTAGAATGCTAAATCAAAGCTTGTCTCTGTAAGATATAATGGGCTTTCAGTGAAGATAATCTCAGTACTTTATCTCTGGATGTATTTAGCAAAACTCAGCGAGAGGTTCGGTGAGCTGTATTGCCCCAAATGATGCTGAAGCAGCAACGCATCATTTCCTTACCACGCTTGCTTTCGAGTAATGCTTTTCATCAATCGCCTATGCATTTTCAAACAGATACTTAACTTGTTTATAAAACGCCATGCCATAGAAAGTCAGATTGAACTGCCTAGTCGTTCTTTGAATCAATTGGACAGACATAATGTGCTCCAACTGCCCCCCACGATTAGTTTACATCGAAACTAAGATGATCTTACCATCTAGCCGTGTGGTTTTAGACTCAATAAGATCAATCGCGGCTTGTACATCATCTAACGGAAGACAGCGGTCGACATCGAGTTGTATGTCGTTCGCAATGAAATGGTCCAGCATGTTCGTGAACTTGTCACGACGGACATCTTTCCCCTCTGCTTCTTCCCAATAACGTAGGAAGAAGGTGCTGAAATCAATAGCTTGGTTTTTTGCGTGCTCGAAGAATCGCGGTTCATAAAAATCGAGCGAAAGCGTGCCATAGTTGATAAAACGCCCTTGGCTGCCAAGGGTACGAATAAGTTCGGTTCCGGGCGTTCCGCCAATCGCATCAAAGGCAACCGTTGGTCGAGGTAAACCTAGCTGTTGAATCTGTGCAACCAAATCACTTTTGGCATCTAACACATAGTTTGAATTGGTTCGAGAGCGTTCAGGTTGTGATGTCACAACAATGATTTGAAACCCAAGTGAGCTCGATAACTGGGAGAGAATCTTGCCAATAGCCGAGCTACCAGCATTGATGATCAGCACATCTTCTTTGGTCAACTTCGCGAC is a window encoding:
- a CDS encoding zinc-dependent alcohol dehydrogenase family protein, encoding MTDTKQNTRISQFRFGQPKESLKLEHVALGTLDKDKVRVQIEATNINPSDLLSIYGVGQYKHSHQPPRVPGFEAVGRVLESSHAEFAVNQRVLVATSGTWQNYVDVSPDNLFHIPQHLDNGYACQLYINALTAWVLTTEVAKLTKEDVLIINAGSSAIGKILSQLSSSLGFQIIVVTSQPERSRTNSNYVLDAKSDLVAQIQQLGLPRPTVAFDAIGGTPGTELIRTLGSQGRFINYGTLSLDFYEPRFFEHAKNQAIDFSTFFLRYWEEAEGKDVRRDKFTNMLDHFIANDIQLDVDRCLPLDDVQAAIDLIESKTTRLDGKIILVSM